Proteins encoded by one window of Prevotella nigrescens:
- a CDS encoding DUF4369 domain-containing protein, with translation MKRIVGFLLLSLLLVSCGKHSGYFKIDGRLLHVNQGQLFVYSPDGVMDGLDTIQIKGGRFAYEVPCQFNGTLILVFPNFSTHAIFAEPGGSVEIKADASHLKEMEVKGTDDNELMGKFRKETAVASPPEVVKEANRFVKEHPESLVSIYLTERYLINDRKANYKQIAELIRLMEKEQPKNGALARLTQYLRSLQNGSVGQPLPKFVTKDLDGNIITSSKLNGKNVIICTWVSWSDESKDILQTLNSAVKKKEAVVIGICLDPSAKSARQYIKENGIIFPNICDGEMLESKLIKTLGLTYIPDNIILNNGKITERRVNANTLRNRMIKF, from the coding sequence ATGAAGCGAATAGTTGGTTTTTTGTTACTGTCTTTGCTATTGGTTTCTTGTGGAAAGCACAGCGGATACTTTAAAATTGATGGTAGGTTGCTGCATGTTAATCAAGGACAGCTATTTGTTTATAGTCCAGACGGAGTGATGGACGGACTCGATACTATCCAGATAAAAGGCGGACGGTTTGCTTACGAAGTACCATGTCAGTTCAATGGGACACTTATTCTTGTATTTCCTAACTTTTCTACACATGCTATCTTTGCAGAACCAGGTGGCTCTGTTGAAATAAAAGCAGATGCTTCACACCTGAAAGAGATGGAGGTGAAGGGTACGGACGATAATGAACTGATGGGAAAGTTTCGAAAAGAAACTGCTGTAGCGTCGCCACCAGAGGTCGTAAAAGAGGCTAATAGGTTTGTTAAGGAACATCCTGAGTCTCTTGTTAGTATTTACCTGACAGAACGCTATCTTATTAATGATAGGAAGGCAAACTATAAGCAAATAGCCGAACTTATACGACTAATGGAAAAAGAACAGCCAAAGAATGGGGCTTTGGCGCGTTTGACACAATATCTGCGAAGTCTGCAGAATGGAAGCGTGGGACAACCATTGCCGAAATTCGTAACCAAAGACCTTGATGGGAACATTATTACCAGTTCGAAGCTAAATGGCAAGAACGTTATAATATGTACATGGGTCTCTTGGAGCGATGAAAGTAAAGACATTTTGCAAACGCTTAATAGTGCTGTGAAAAAGAAAGAAGCTGTGGTAATTGGCATTTGCTTAGACCCGTCTGCAAAGAGCGCACGACAATATATCAAGGAAAACGGCATAATTTTCCCCAATATCTGCGATGGAGAGATGTTGGAGAGTAAACTGATAAAGACGCTTGGGCTGACATACATACCCGACAACATTATCTTAAACAATGGAAAGATAACCGAACGTAGGGTAAATGCAAATACGCTCAGGAATAGAATGATTAAGTTTTAA
- a CDS encoding YifB family Mg chelatase-like AAA ATPase, with protein MLVKTYCAAVNGMEVTMVTVEVCITRGVMFHLTGLADVAVKESHDRIAAALLNNGYSFPVADITANLAPADLRKEGSSFDLPLAIAILGATEKIKSEHLGEYMLVGELSLDGTLQSIKGALPIAIKARAEKFKGLIVPKVNEHEAAVVDTLEVYGMENIGEVISFLNDACTKTPCEVDTRKEFYENQYTSDLDFADVRGQENVKRALEVAAAGSHNVIMIGPPGSGKSMMAKRLPSILPPLALSESLETTQIHSIAGKLRKNTGLITQRPFRSPHHTISEIALVGGGTNPMPGEITLAHNGVLFCDELPEFSKHTLEVLRQPLEDRAITISRAKYTVTYPCSFMFVASMNPCPCGYYGDITHHCVCTPGQIQRYLSKISGPLLDRIDIQCEISPLPFKDLSKAEQGESSANIRERVLRARHIQTERFKNYPNIHCNAQMSERMIHEFVEPDEQSLEILRKAMENLKLSARAYNRILKVARTIADLEALPKVQVHHIAEAIGYRSLDRGDWGER; from the coding sequence ATGCTTGTAAAAACATATTGTGCTGCTGTAAACGGTATGGAAGTTACAATGGTTACAGTGGAAGTTTGCATAACAAGAGGGGTGATGTTTCATCTCACGGGATTGGCTGACGTGGCTGTAAAAGAAAGTCATGACCGTATTGCTGCGGCATTGCTGAACAACGGATATTCATTTCCTGTTGCCGACATAACCGCCAATCTTGCACCGGCAGACCTTCGAAAGGAAGGCTCCAGTTTCGATTTACCTCTCGCAATTGCTATTCTTGGTGCAACCGAAAAAATAAAATCAGAACATCTTGGCGAATACATGCTTGTGGGAGAATTAAGTCTTGACGGTACATTGCAATCCATTAAAGGAGCATTGCCAATAGCAATCAAGGCGCGGGCAGAAAAGTTTAAGGGATTAATTGTACCAAAAGTAAACGAACACGAAGCAGCTGTAGTTGACACGCTCGAAGTTTACGGTATGGAGAACATTGGTGAAGTCATCAGCTTTCTTAACGATGCTTGTACGAAAACACCTTGCGAAGTAGACACTCGTAAGGAATTTTATGAGAACCAGTACACGAGTGACCTGGATTTTGCCGACGTTCGTGGCCAGGAGAACGTAAAGCGAGCATTAGAGGTGGCTGCCGCAGGTTCGCACAACGTTATTATGATTGGACCGCCAGGTAGCGGAAAGAGTATGATGGCGAAGCGGCTTCCTTCTATACTGCCACCCTTGGCTCTTTCAGAAAGTCTGGAAACAACGCAAATCCACTCCATTGCTGGAAAATTAAGGAAGAATACGGGACTGATAACACAACGACCGTTTCGTAGTCCGCACCATACTATCTCTGAGATTGCTTTAGTTGGCGGTGGAACAAACCCAATGCCAGGCGAAATAACCTTAGCGCATAATGGTGTTTTATTCTGTGACGAGCTACCAGAATTCAGCAAACATACGCTTGAAGTATTGCGGCAACCGTTAGAAGACCGAGCTATCACCATTTCAAGAGCTAAATACACGGTTACATATCCTTGCAGTTTTATGTTTGTAGCAAGTATGAATCCTTGCCCTTGTGGCTATTATGGTGATATTACACACCATTGTGTGTGCACGCCAGGGCAGATACAACGTTACCTTTCTAAAATATCTGGTCCGTTACTCGACCGTATTGATATACAATGCGAAATATCTCCGCTCCCATTCAAAGACTTATCAAAAGCAGAACAAGGCGAGTCGAGTGCCAATATACGCGAACGTGTGTTGCGAGCACGCCATATTCAGACAGAAAGATTTAAGAATTATCCAAACATTCATTGCAATGCGCAAATGTCGGAACGTATGATTCATGAGTTTGTTGAGCCCGATGAGCAATCGCTCGAAATACTTAGGAAAGCTATGGAAAACCTTAAGCTCTCGGCACGTGCCTATAACCGTATCCTGAAAGTAGCACGAACAATAGCCGACCTCGAAGCTTTGCCCAAGGTACAAGTACACCATATTGCAGAGGCTATTGGCTACAGAAGTCTTGATCGAGGGGACTGGGGAGAAAGATAA